The sequence TAAATATCTGGGCCAGCATGTGCTCCAACATAAAATCCATCATATTTTTCTTTGAAGTGGTATCGAACTTCAGGAGTGAAAGTATAAAATTCCATCGGATTATGTCCATTGAACGATTTCCAAAAAGACGCCATAACATCAAAACTGAAAGTCGTTTTTTCTCCAATGCTGGTCTCTATACCAACATTTGGAACAGCTAAAAGTGCTGTTGCACCGTTAAATTTGATAAAAGTCTGACTTTGAGATTGAACAGAAAAGAAGATAATGGCTAATAAAAATATTTTTTTCATAAAGATGTTTTTAGAGCGAAATAGTATTAAAGTGGCTTATTTCGCGTGCAAATATAAGATATAAACGTTTTTTTATGATTTATAATATTTGTTTTTAACAATATTATTTTTTTGTCAGAAACTGTTGAAATCCTATTTATTTAGTAATGAGTAGATTACTTTGTCTAAAAAACGACCTTCATAAAACTCTGATTCTTTTAAATGAGCTTCTTTAACAAATCCGCATTTTTCCAATACTTTTTCAGACGCTATATTTTCAGGATCGATAACTGCTTCTATAGAGTGCAATTTCATATCGTTAAATCCATAAGTTATTAATCGATTTACGGCTTCAGGAATGATTCCTTTTCCATGAAATTCGGGCAATAGCATATAACCAATTTCGGCACGGTAATTTTC comes from Flavobacterium sp. KACC 22761 and encodes:
- a CDS encoding DUF3575 domain-containing protein produces the protein MKKIFLLAIIFFSVQSQSQTFIKFNGATALLAVPNVGIETSIGEKTTFSFDVMASFWKSFNGHNPMEFYTFTPEVRYHFKEKYDGFYVGAHAGPDIYKIQKWNYWDTNMYEDGFGYRLGVTVGYNIKLSDKFLLDIFAGGGWHQGFYKGHYNDGTPGRYPMDKATDYNKSGEWMPYRGGVMISYKL